The region GGGAATGCTAACACGATTTGATTGGGCTTGTGTTTGGACGGCCGTGTGGAGGCCAGATGGTCGCTGCTGCGGCCGTGCACGCCGTGTCATGTATCAGCGAGACAGCGGAGCTCAGCAGCAACTTTCACACAGCATGCTGAAAATGATAGATTCTGTCCTAAATACACTCCAGTTCAGGGCAGCGTGTTCAGGGGAAAATATTTTGGCAAAAATTAGAATAATTTTTATGTAATGAAGTGCTTTATGAATGTCAATTTGACACCTGataaatttgatttgaaacATTGCAATAAGAATGATTACCTGGAGTTATAGATGACAGAATATCAAAGGAATTCCATGTTTTCTCAACATCCTCAGTTTGGCAGTCATGAGTGATGCACCTGAAAATGTCTGATTATGCCTTTTGGAACTGATTGATTTGGAACTGAGCGGTTGTTTGCATGGTCATATATCACAGACAGCAATATTCAGGTTCAGAATTTCAGATTAAGGTTTTTCTACCATTTAACACCAGGTATGAAGTGTAAATGATtactgagcagcagcaccacagtttTGCACTTGGATATTGTTTGAGTTTTCATTAACGGCCAGGATCGTAACATGGTGatttcctggaggagctgcctACTGACATCCTTAAGTCTCACTAATTCTTACATCGTGCGTGCAGAATCCTCAGATTGTCCACACATGGCAACGTCCTGCTTAGATTGCAGGTCCGGTGGGTGCATTGGTCCACATCATTAGTTGCAGCCTTATCTGATTCTCAGTGATAAGGGAACTGAATCATCTTAACTTGTTGGTAATCTGCTCCCTCCTGTGTGTTTCCGgcctttcctcccccccccaggtgaTGCCGGTGAATGGGATCAGTTGGTCCGAGGAGGCGGTTGAGTGGTTCCACACGATGGTGCGCAACAGGACGCTCTATGCTAGACTGTATCCACGGGGATGTGACGTTACTGTGGAGCTGTTCTTTGAAAGGGGAAAGATTGGAGCTATGAGGTGCAGCTGAGTATGAACTTGCCACGTCATAGGTGACTGGTATGGTGACTTAATGGGACGGTACCGTGTTGTTCCCTGTGACCTGCCTGAGCAGTGGTGCTTGTATTTCAGGCGGGGTGCGTCGCTGTCTCTGAGACTGTCCCAGAATGGACATGCAAAATATAGGAACGGCGGCTCTGTGAAGAGAAGTGAGTACAGCTGATCTGAGCATGTCCAGTAGGTGGCGGCGTCACTGTCTGAGCGGAGCAGCAGGCACTTCCAGTCCTACTGTGCAGGTTGACTCTGACCCGGATGGTTGTGTTTTGCGTTTTAGGCATTgttgagaggaaaaaacaggacGCTGACTGGGCGAAGCACCTCATCCAGCGCTATACTCGGAACAAGAAGTAACGCTGTTCCTGATTTGAAATGACAGATGAATCATCCAGAGTTCACCGAGTGGACACAGCGGACAAGTTGCACTCGGAGAAACCGCTGCAGTGAGACGTCAACAAGCACATTTAAATAAGATCAATCCTCTCTTGTATTTAAACAAGACATACGCTGAACGGTGGTAGTTAAGTCATTGTTCTTGTGTAGAATGTAGGTCTGTTCAGTCGTGTAACAGGTCACACAGCAGTGGTGGAGAGGGCTACACACATGGGCTtccccatacacacacagtaagacctgcaaacacagaaatgacaaAAGGCTGCGGGTAAATTTGTTTCTTAAATCCAGTTAATCCGCCATTAAGCGCAACGCTTCACTCTTACAGCGCGGTGTGTATCAGCCCACCAACGTTACTCACAACAGGGAAGAGTGTAGATTAGGTGGTGCTGCATGCCCCTCTGAggttcctgcagacagacataGCCTTTGTTATCTGCTCCCTGCAGTGTGTTTCTGCTTTGTGTTTGCAGCACTTGTGTTGGGGTTTCTTGCCCGCTGACCGTCACCTCTAAACAGTATTGGCAGCATTCTCTGTCCCTTTTCAAGAATTCATTTGAGTTTCTCTTTCAAGATGTTAAAATGATCTGGCTGGTTTGAAGCAGCAAGTTGGCTAATGAGATTTGTTTTAGTCCGCCGTGGTGTGGAAGAGGCGTGTTTTGGCCTTTTCTTTGTCTGCCATTTTTTGACAATTTGTTTTAGTTTACATTTGGGTTCAAATTTGTGGGTTGTGGTTGCCACCAGATGGCGCAATTCAGTACTATTTCCTGTCTTTAAAGAGGGATTTGCCACCATGCTGGACCGTGTGGGTCCAGTTTGTTTACTCTGAACTTTTCTAGATGATACAATTGTGATAAAGGATGCTTTCAATATTTGAACCTTGtcccaagggggggggggtataacCACTACATTAAACAATGAACAAGGAGGAaagtctctttatttttctcaaCAGTGCCTGTTTGCCATAAGTTCATTTCCTTTTATAAGCATTAAACCATGATCATAGAAGGTTTTGTCACGTGTCCTCCCCTGTTTTAGAACAGTGGCCCGTTCTACCTCATGGTTTTCATATCTTACTTGCAATGTTGGAAAAACCAGCTCGTGTAATCTGGTACGAACGCTTGAATGCTTCTGGGTTACAAAGGACTCTATCTGAGAGTTCATTCAAAGAATTAGCAGACCACCCAAACCCTCCCACCACCTCTGCTCTGACGCAGAGACGCTCCTGACGGGGACAAATCAGCGGCACTGAACAAATGAACATATTGTGTTTGATCTTATTCTCAGTTGTTAGAGGACGGGGTTTGACCGGGGGCGGGGGGCATAAACTATAAATAAAACTGCATCTGATGAGAAACATTGACTTCTTCCCAATTTCTCTGCGAAATATTTTGGACGACAGAAATCCGTCAGCGAATCCGGCTGCAGTTGGTTTGAAAGTTCAGCCGAGAGGTTCAAGTGCAGAGGAATCTGCAGCCGCTCAGGCACTTGTCTCTCAGTGGCTCAGGTCAAAAGCTTCCTTCGCTTGCAGCCCTGCACAATAAATAATGTGCCAGGCAGAGGCCTTTTGTGTCCACACAGATTCCTCCTTTTGCTCGGGGTGGGTGGCAATCGAGGCATTTGATCTGAATTCTAAAGAGTCTTGTTGGGGCCCAATAAAGCCCGCCATTGTATGTAAATAGTTTATATAAGAGCATATGACCGCTCCGGTGCAGGGCAGCGGCTAGTGGTGGAGGAATGATTAGCATTTTCCGAGCGCATGGTGTGCCCGATCCGACCTTTTGGCTCGCTAAGAAACatattttattccatttctTCCTGCTTTGTACACATTTGTGTGTACCACCACAGCTGAAGGTAAAACGCTCTTTGTCTCCTAACTCTCAGTCTAATGAGGTCAGACTATTAAAAATTCACCGCTGCACCATGAACAAAATATTATTGATGAATTATTACAGTACTTTATAATCATTAGTATATGGATCATTTGATTTATCTCTGCGCTGCATGTGGGACTGAAGCCTTTGTTCTTTTCTGTAGCTGTATTTCGGTTTGCGACTCCCGTATTAATACGTCCCCAGCTGGTCACGTGATGACGCAAATGTTTCGCACTTTGGTTTTGTCCAATTGCGTGTTGTGACGGTGTTTGGTGGCAGGCCATCACCCCCGGTTTAATAGGGCCAATGGGCTGCCTGGCATTTCTTTTCTGTTCCTTATTCTGCCAAATCTAACTCGATGCTCAGGTTTTGCCCCAAGATGGTCATCTTTGGACCCGGTGCTGCTTACGCCGCTTGCACTGCTGGCTGAGCCCGGTAAACCTCTACCAACGACAACTTTTCCTGATTATGAAGCTAGAGATACTTAATTGCTACATTTGTTTGATAGAAAGACCTAAATCGTGACTAGCCTGAGCCCTTTCCTTCGTTAATGTCGGCTTTACTGACTGTGACCGTTTTGCAGACCTGGAGTCTAAAATGAACTGGGGAACCTTTTACGCCCTGATCAGCGGCGTAAACAGGCACTCGACCGGCATCGGGAGGGTTTGGCTCTCCGTCATCTTCGTCTTCCGAAtcctggtgttggtggtggctGCTGAGAGCGTTTGGGGAGACGAGAAGTCGGGCTTCACCTGCAACACCCAGCAGCCTGGCTGCAACAGCGTCTGCTACGACCAGTTCTTCCCCATCTCGCACATCCGCCTTTGGGCTCTGCAGCTGATCCTGGTCTCCACCCCGGCCCTGCTGGTGGCCATGCACGTAGCCCACAGACGGCACATCGACAAGAAGATCCTGAAGAGGGCCGGCCGGGGCACCCCCAAAGACCTGGAGCAGATCAAGAACCAGAGGTTCCAGATCACCGGAGCTCTGTGGTGGACGTACATGATCAGCATCATCTTCAGGATCGTCTTTGAGGTGGCTTTTCTCTACATCTTCTACCTGATCTATCCAGGTTTCAAAATGGTGCGTTTGGTCAAGTGCGACTCGTACCCCTGCCCCAACACCGTGGACTGTTTTGTGTCCAGACCCACAGAGAAGACCATATTTACCGTGTTCATGCTGGGGGTCTCGGGGGTGTGTGTGCTTCTGAACTTGGCTGAGATGGTCTACCTCATCGGCCGGGCCTGCAGGCAGTGCATCAGAGGCTCGGAAGAAACCTCCAAAGTCCCCTGGATCAGTCAAAAATTGTCCTCTTACAGGCAAAATGAGATTAACGAACTGATATTGGACCATCCCCTCAGGTCAAAGTTCGGCGTGACCAAAAAGAAGCCCAGCTGAGAAGGGCGGGAACTGTTCCTCTTTCTTTAACTAACCACTCACAGCTCCACGGTGGAGCAGACAATGAGTTAAACATTGTCTTCTTACACATTCACGCAGTTTCTGTAAGAGAGTCAATCGCTTTATTCTGTCCATTTATACATCGATCCATACATCGATCTGTACATCTCTGGGTCAGGATCAGCTCCATCTGACAAACTGTAATTGTCCTTTAACAGGACCTAAGGTTACtttgcatttaaaatgctgGATATAGGTTGAAGTCCCCAAATCTAACAGATTGTCTTTAACTTCGGAGACGGATGCAGCAGCAATAATGGGAAACTCCTTGATTAACGTGGGCATAACATATTGTAGATCTTATGCCTGAATTTACAGTTTGTGACTTGGATGATGTTTAACTGCCAACGTGAGCGACGCTTCCTCGAGTTTGATCTGACCTTTTTCTCAACGTTGACCTTCCTAACAGGAGCTCCCTGTtgtctgcacctctttttagcttcttttttttagattttcttgTGTACTATAACGTTcagccactctctctctctctcgtggcTCATGTGCTGGTTTCATTTGGAGCTTAAAAATACTGATGTCCAAATGTATAGAGTGTATGAGTTTACTCCCCGATAAACAATCCAGTTAAAAGCCTGTGTGATATGGGGTTGGAGAGGAGGGTGTACAATATGAAATATAAACCAATAAACTCTCTGATGCTTTGAACTTTCACTGACTTTTCTCCTCCTGACTCTGATTTGTAGCTTGAGGTTGCAAATGGCTACTCATCTTCAAATCATGACACCCCCCATCCATGATAGGAGAGACCTTCCTGCTAAATTTAGCCCCCAGAAGCCCTTGTGACCAGCCAGACTGCAGCATGTCATTGGccagctgctgcatcactcatTGTAGCAGGCTTTAATAGTTTACATTAGACTGTAGCCTGGGCCAAAATTAACCTGCCGGGGGAGGGGGCTTCGAGGGGAGTGCGGGCCGGACATGCTTGAGAGTGTGTCCAGCAGGTTGTATGTGTTGTGTTGGTCAGTGGAAGACCTCCTGTCCAAAGGGTGTTTGAAAACAGAAGACGGAGCCAAAGGTTTTGTTGGTGGGGAGCGGAGGCGAGCACAGGTCCCTTTTCCTGCCCATTCAAGGGCATTGCTGAAATCCCTGAAAATCTGCCCCAGACAGGTTGGCTGTGTGCGAGCAGGCGGCTCCATGGACCCCCAAAGACCTACGGGACATC is a window of Takifugu rubripes chromosome 14, fTakRub1.2, whole genome shotgun sequence DNA encoding:
- the LOC101079459 gene encoding gap junction beta-1 protein-like isoform X5, which produces MNWGTFYALISGVNRHSTGIGRVWLSVIFVFRILVLVVAAESVWGDEKSGFTCNTQQPGCNSVCYDQFFPISHIRLWALQLILVSTPALLVAMHVAHRRHIDKKILKRAGRGTPKDLEQIKNQRFQITGALWWTYMISIIFRIVFEVAFLYIFYLIYPGFKMVRLVKCDSYPCPNTVDCFVSRPTEKTIFTVFMLGVSGVCVLLNLAEMVYLIGRACRQCIRGSEETSKVPWISQKLSSYRQNEINELILDHPLRSKFGVTKKKPS